One segment of Desulfovibrio legallii DNA contains the following:
- a CDS encoding VCBS domain-containing protein has product TITIRGTNDAPTVAASTASVAEDTTQVXGTLPAPTDVDSTDTPTYVAQTXTAGQYGSFTLNXDGSYTYSLNNXLAAVQALGVNDTLTETLSYTVSDGHGGTATNNLTITIRGTNDAPTVAASTASVAEDTTQVT; this is encoded by the coding sequence ACCATCACCATCAGGGGCACCAACGACGCGCCCACGGTGGCGGCGTCCACGGCGAGCGTGGCTGAAGACACGACCCAGGTCAYCGGCACGCTGCCCGCGCCCACGGATGTGGACAGCACGGACACCCCGACCTATGTGGCGCAGACGGRAACCGCCGGTCAGTACGGCAGCTTTACCCTCAATGRCGACGGCTCCTACACCTACTCCCTGAACAACGRCCTGGCTGCGGTGCAGGCCCTGGGCGTCAACGACACCCTGACGGAAACCCTCAGCTACACGGTGAGCGACGGCCACGGCGGCACGGCTACCAACAACCTGACCATCACCATCAGGGGCACCAACGACGCGCCCACGGTGGCGGCGTCCACGGCGAGCGTGGCTGAAGACACGACCCAGGTCACC